GGCCACGAGGTCCGGCACCGGTCGAGGCGGGTCCACCACCTCCCCGCGGAATTGCGGTGCGCTCTGACACGCGGCCACCAGCAGGCACGCCAACACCACGAAGCTGCGCGCCATAAGACCCCCTCCCGGAAAACGGGTTGCTCCGATCGGATCAGGCGCTCCTGGGGGGCGGCTCAGGAGGGTTCAGGAAGACGTCGTAAGGAGGCAGGAAATTCCAGACCCCATGGGAACGGGAAACCGCGGGGACCGGGACTTCCCCCAAGACCCCTGCGACCCCTACCCCGCCCACCAGATGCAGCGTCGCCGCGGAGGCGGGTTCCAGGGCCCGGAGGCTGATCACAAAAGGCCCATGCGCATGGGAAGCAGGGTGCGGGCCGTGGGGATGGACGAGGCGCTGTCGAGTTTCGGGATCTCCACCGAGGACCACGTGGGCGTGGTAGGGGTCGTGGCCGTGCGGGTCCACCAGGGGTCCCAGCGCGGCCAGGCTCACCACAACCCCCATCGCCCGGAGGGCCCAACCCGCCATGGCTCAGGGATAGTGTAGCACGGCGACTTTGGGCCCGACGTCAGAGTCCGAGGTAGGCGGTCCGGATGAGTTCGCTGTCCAGCAACTCCTCCCGGGTTCCCTCCAGGACGACCCGCCCGTTCTCCATCACGTACGCCCGGTCCGCGGTCTCCAGGGCCTGCTGGACGCTCTGCTCCACCAGCAGCACCGTGACGCCATCTGCCCGCAGCCGTCGGATCAACCGGAACACCTCCGCCACCACCCGGGGAGCGAGCCCCCAACTGACCTCGTCCAGGATGAGCAGTTGCGGGCGCCCCATGAGGGCCCGGGCGACGGCCGTCATCTGTCGTTCCCCTCCGCTGAGGCTCCGCACCAGCTGCCGCTGGCGGTCCTTCAGCACGGGGAACAGCTGGAACACCCACTCGAGACGATCCCGCCGGGTCTTCCACGCGGAAGGGGAGAACGCCCCCATCTCCAGATTCTCCCGCACCGTCATCTCCGGGAACAGCCCGCCTCCCTGCGGCACGTACGCGATCCCCATCTCCGCGATCCGATGCGGTTCCCTGCCCGTGATGGGCTCTCCCCGGAAGACGATCCGGCCTGCCATGGGCCGGAGATGTCCCGTGATGGCATTGAGGAGGGTCGTCTTTCCGGCCCCGTTGGGGCCGAGGATGGCCACCACCTCCCCCTCGCTCACCCGGAGGGACACCTCCCACACCACCTGCACCCTCCCGTATCCCGCACACACGCGCTCCACGCTCAGCATCCCGCGCTCGCCCCGCTCCCGAGATACACCTCGATGACCTCGGGGTGCCGGACCACTTCCTCCGGCCGCCCCTCCGCGATTTTCTTCCCCTGGTGCAGGAC
This genomic interval from Armatimonadota bacterium contains the following:
- a CDS encoding ABC transporter ATP-binding protein, coding for MLSVERVCAGYGRVQVVWEVSLRVSEGEVVAILGPNGAGKTTLLNAITGHLRPMAGRIVFRGEPITGREPHRIAEMGIAYVPQGGGLFPEMTVRENLEMGAFSPSAWKTRRDRLEWVFQLFPVLKDRQRQLVRSLSGGERQMTAVARALMGRPQLLILDEVSWGLAPRVVAEVFRLIRRLRADGVTVLLVEQSVQQALETADRAYVMENGRVVLEGTREELLDSELIRTAYLGL